In Cupriavidus taiwanensis, the following are encoded in one genomic region:
- the cyoA gene encoding ubiquinol oxidase subunit II → MKKPILPRWTRFLPCLGLLLLAGCNMTLLDPKGQVGVDIKGIILIATWLMLLVVVPVIVLTLVFAWKYRASNTSARYEPDWSHSTAIEVVVWLIPCLIIIALGIITWKSSHDLDPYKPLESSKKPVTVEVVALNWKWLFIYPELKIATVNQIAFPVDTPVNFKITSDSIMNSFFIPQLGSQVYAMAGMETKLHLIANEAGSYDGVSANYSGGGFSGMKFKAVAMSNYEFDQWVAKVRASSTELGVEGYKTLAQPSEKEPVTYYGKVEDQLFRHILHKYMGHSGAALAADGFKGGPICTSRNTLGEEQLSLTTPAALPAGA, encoded by the coding sequence ATGAAGAAACCCATACTGCCGCGGTGGACGCGGTTCCTGCCCTGCCTTGGCCTGCTCCTGCTCGCCGGCTGCAACATGACGCTGCTCGACCCGAAAGGGCAGGTCGGCGTCGACATCAAAGGCATCATCCTGATCGCCACCTGGCTGATGCTGCTGGTGGTGGTGCCGGTGATCGTGCTGACGCTGGTGTTCGCCTGGAAGTATCGCGCCAGCAATACCTCGGCACGCTATGAACCCGACTGGTCGCACTCGACCGCGATCGAAGTGGTGGTGTGGCTGATCCCGTGCCTGATCATCATCGCGCTGGGCATCATCACCTGGAAGTCCTCGCACGACCTGGACCCGTACAAGCCGCTCGAATCCAGCAAGAAGCCGGTCACGGTCGAGGTGGTGGCGCTGAACTGGAAGTGGCTGTTCATCTATCCGGAACTGAAGATCGCCACCGTCAACCAGATCGCCTTCCCGGTCGACACCCCGGTGAACTTCAAGATCACCTCGGATTCGATCATGAATTCGTTCTTCATCCCGCAACTGGGCAGCCAGGTGTACGCCATGGCCGGGATGGAGACCAAGCTCCACCTGATCGCCAATGAAGCCGGCTCTTACGACGGCGTGTCCGCCAACTACAGCGGCGGCGGCTTTTCGGGCATGAAGTTCAAGGCGGTCGCCATGTCGAACTACGAGTTCGACCAGTGGGTCGCCAAGGTTCGCGCCTCGTCCACCGAACTGGGCGTTGAAGGCTACAAGACGCTGGCACAACCCAGCGAGAAGGAGCCGGTCACGTACTACGGCAAGGTGGAAGACCAGCTGTTCCGCCACATCCTGCACAAGTACATGGGCCACAGCGGCGCCGCACTGGCTGCCGACGGGTTCAAGGG
- a CDS encoding NUDIX domain-containing protein produces MTDKIQRGTPTTAEPTGNDDALKEVCVASATVHRGKFLTLKQDIVRLPDGKQTGREYVVHPGAVMMIPLFDDGTVLMERQFRYPVGEVMMEFPAGKLDPEEGAQRCGERELLEETGYRAARWDYLTRIHPVISYSTEFIDILLARDLTHGEAQLDDGEFLETFIAPAGQVIDWVRSGRITDVKTIIGAFWLEKVLSGAWQPGEQPMPAYGAAQR; encoded by the coding sequence ATGACCGACAAGATTCAACGCGGCACCCCAACTACCGCCGAACCCACCGGCAACGACGACGCACTGAAGGAAGTGTGCGTCGCCTCGGCGACGGTCCATCGCGGCAAGTTCCTTACCCTCAAGCAAGACATCGTCAGGCTCCCTGACGGCAAGCAGACCGGGCGCGAGTACGTGGTCCATCCCGGCGCGGTGATGATGATCCCGCTGTTCGACGACGGCACCGTGCTGATGGAGCGCCAGTTCCGCTATCCGGTGGGCGAGGTGATGATGGAATTCCCCGCCGGCAAGCTCGACCCCGAAGAGGGCGCGCAGCGCTGCGGCGAACGCGAGCTGCTGGAGGAAACCGGCTACCGGGCCGCACGCTGGGACTACCTGACCCGCATCCATCCCGTGATTTCATATTCGACCGAGTTTATCGATATCCTGCTGGCGCGCGACCTGACGCATGGCGAGGCGCAGCTCGACGACGGCGAATTCCTGGAGACGTTCATCGCGCCGGCGGGGCAGGTGATCGACTGGGTGCGCAGCGGCCGCATCACCGATGTGAAGACCATCATCGGGGCATTCTGGCTGGAAAAAGTGCTGTCCGGAGCCTGGCAGCCGGGCGAACAACCGATGCCTGCGTATGGCGCAGCACAACGATGA
- a CDS encoding MaoC family dehydratase, giving the protein MRTIATLEELEGLQGQEVAVSDWIEVTQQQVNQFADATGDHQWIHIDVERAKKESPYGGPIAHGFLTLSLLPKFMHNALSMPSKIGVNYGLNRVRFTAPVPVGSKLRARIKLLKVERLDPLPKSPELVGAQSTWEVTVEREGSERPVCIAESITRRYG; this is encoded by the coding sequence ATGCGTACCATCGCAACGCTGGAAGAACTGGAAGGGCTGCAGGGCCAGGAAGTCGCGGTCAGCGACTGGATCGAGGTGACCCAGCAGCAGGTCAACCAGTTCGCCGACGCCACCGGCGACCACCAGTGGATCCACATCGACGTGGAGCGCGCGAAAAAGGAATCGCCCTATGGCGGCCCGATCGCGCATGGCTTCCTGACGCTGTCGCTGCTGCCCAAGTTCATGCACAACGCGCTGAGCATGCCGTCGAAGATCGGCGTCAACTACGGGCTGAACCGGGTGCGCTTCACGGCACCGGTGCCGGTGGGCAGCAAGCTGCGCGCGCGCATCAAGCTGCTGAAGGTCGAACGCCTGGATCCGCTGCCGAAATCGCCCGAGCTGGTCGGTGCGCAGTCGACATGGGAAGTCACGGTGGAGCGCGAGGGCAGCGAGCGCCCGGTGTGCATCGCCGAGTCCATTACCCGCCGCTACGGCTAG
- a CDS encoding MaoC family dehydratase yields MLYFEDFEVGSRRELGSYLVTEEEILAFARQYDPQPFHIDKEAAANSIYGGLISSGWMTCSIMMRLLVLSTTGKSASMGSPGVDEIRWLNPVYAGDTLTVVLNVLDTRASQSKPDRGIVHTQWEATNQRGELVCTVKGMGMYGRRPA; encoded by the coding sequence ATGCTGTATTTCGAGGATTTTGAAGTCGGCAGCCGCCGAGAACTGGGCTCCTACCTCGTCACCGAGGAAGAGATCCTGGCGTTCGCGCGCCAGTACGATCCGCAGCCGTTCCATATCGACAAGGAAGCCGCTGCCAACAGCATCTACGGCGGGCTGATCTCGAGCGGCTGGATGACGTGCTCGATCATGATGCGCCTGCTGGTGCTGAGCACCACCGGCAAGTCGGCCAGCATGGGCTCGCCAGGCGTCGACGAGATCCGCTGGCTCAATCCGGTCTATGCCGGCGACACGCTGACGGTCGTGCTCAACGTGCTCGACACCCGTGCGTCGCAGTCCAAGCCGGACCGCGGCATCGTGCATACCCAGTGGGAAGCGACCAACCAGCGCGGCGAGCTGGTCTGCACCGTCAAGGGCATGGGCATGTACGGCCGCCGGCCGGCGTAA
- a CDS encoding acyl-CoA dehydrogenase family protein codes for MDLNYSASDDAFRKEVRSWLEANLPADIRSKILNHRRPNRDDLVRWHKLLAGKGWSAPHWPVQYGGTGWNATQRHIWDEENARVGAPGVLPFGVAMVAPVIMKYGNEQQKSYYLPRILDCTDWWCQGYSEPGSGSDLASLKTRAELTTDGKHYIVNGQKTWTTLGQHADMIFCLVRTDPEAKKQEGISFLLIDMKTPGITVRPIIMLDEEHEVNEVFFDNVKVPVENRVGEENKGWTYAKYLLGHERTGIARVGNSKRELGFLKRVARQQQKNGKPLLEDPVFGAKVAALEIELMALEITVLRVVSSEAAGKGPGPEASMLKIKGTEIQQLLTELMVEAVGPYAQPFDTAYLECETEHAVTGYDDAAPLAAYYFNYRKTSIYGGSNEIQKNIISQMILGL; via the coding sequence ATGGATCTCAACTACTCGGCGTCCGACGACGCCTTCCGCAAGGAAGTGCGTAGCTGGCTCGAAGCCAACTTGCCGGCGGACATCCGCAGCAAGATTCTCAACCACCGCCGTCCGAACCGCGACGACCTGGTGCGCTGGCACAAGCTGCTCGCCGGCAAGGGCTGGTCGGCCCCGCACTGGCCGGTGCAGTACGGCGGCACCGGCTGGAACGCCACCCAGCGCCATATCTGGGACGAAGAGAATGCCCGCGTCGGCGCGCCCGGCGTGCTGCCGTTCGGCGTGGCGATGGTCGCGCCGGTGATCATGAAGTACGGCAACGAGCAGCAGAAGTCGTACTACCTGCCGCGCATCCTGGACTGCACCGACTGGTGGTGCCAGGGCTATTCGGAACCGGGCTCGGGCTCGGACCTGGCCTCGCTGAAGACCCGCGCCGAGCTGACTACCGACGGCAAGCACTACATCGTCAACGGCCAGAAGACCTGGACCACGCTCGGCCAGCACGCCGACATGATCTTCTGCCTGGTGCGCACCGATCCCGAAGCCAAGAAGCAAGAGGGCATCTCGTTCCTGCTGATCGACATGAAGACCCCGGGCATCACCGTGCGCCCGATCATCATGCTCGACGAAGAGCATGAGGTGAACGAAGTATTCTTCGACAACGTCAAGGTGCCGGTCGAGAACCGCGTCGGCGAAGAGAACAAGGGCTGGACCTACGCCAAGTACCTGCTCGGCCACGAGCGTACCGGCATTGCCCGCGTCGGCAATTCCAAGCGCGAGCTGGGCTTCCTCAAGCGCGTCGCGCGCCAGCAGCAGAAGAACGGCAAGCCGCTGCTAGAAGATCCGGTGTTCGGCGCCAAGGTGGCCGCGCTGGAGATCGAGCTGATGGCGCTGGAGATCACCGTGCTGCGCGTGGTGTCGAGCGAAGCGGCGGGCAAGGGCCCCGGCCCCGAGGCCTCGATGCTGAAGATCAAGGGCACCGAGATCCAGCAGCTGCTGACCGAGCTGATGGTCGAGGCGGTCGGCCCGTACGCGCAGCCGTTCGACACCGCCTACCTGGAGTGCGAGACCGAGCACGCCGTGACCGGCTACGACGACGCCGCGCCGCTGGCCGCGTACTACTTCAACTATCGCAAGACCTCCATCTACGGCGGGTCCAACGAAATTCAGAAGAACATCATCAGCCAGATGATTCTGGGGCTGTGA
- a CDS encoding acyl-CoA dehydrogenase family protein, which translates to MNFNLSDEQKQLADAVRRFIDKDYGFEERKKRYESAAGYGESAWSALAELGLTALPVPEAQGGFAGKALDMMVVQQELGRGLIVEPYLATVVGAYALGLAGGQDALLEQVAGGELKLAVAFNEPQARYELNQVRVSARDGKLNGRKTVVVHGAQADQLVVSARSSGGEAEQDGISLFLVDAKGAGVSIKDYRTIDNLRAADITFQDAPAQLLGEAGKAFALVEQVADYAAVLLCAEAVGVMDTLNAATLEYAKTRQQFGVPIARFQALQHRMVEMFIHAEQSRSITLLAAARFEEATPEERRRYVSAAKARVGQAARTVGQEAVQIHGGMGVTNELPAAHMFKRLTMINTTFGDVDHHLGRFAAQPGFQEAA; encoded by the coding sequence ATGAACTTCAATCTCAGCGACGAACAGAAGCAGCTGGCCGACGCCGTCCGCCGTTTCATCGACAAGGACTACGGCTTCGAAGAGCGCAAGAAGCGCTACGAGAGCGCCGCCGGCTACGGCGAATCCGCATGGAGCGCGCTGGCCGAGCTCGGCCTGACCGCGCTGCCGGTGCCGGAAGCGCAGGGCGGTTTCGCCGGCAAGGCCCTGGACATGATGGTGGTCCAGCAGGAACTGGGCCGCGGCCTGATCGTCGAGCCGTACCTGGCCACGGTGGTGGGCGCCTATGCGCTGGGCCTGGCCGGCGGCCAGGACGCGCTGCTGGAGCAGGTGGCCGGCGGCGAGCTGAAGCTGGCGGTGGCGTTCAACGAGCCGCAGGCGCGCTATGAACTGAACCAAGTGCGCGTCAGCGCCCGCGATGGCAAGCTCAACGGCCGCAAGACCGTGGTGGTGCACGGCGCGCAGGCCGACCAGCTGGTCGTTTCGGCGCGCAGCAGTGGCGGCGAGGCCGAGCAGGATGGCATCTCGCTGTTCCTGGTCGACGCAAAGGGCGCGGGCGTCAGCATCAAGGACTACCGCACCATCGACAACCTGCGCGCGGCCGATATCACCTTCCAGGATGCGCCCGCGCAGCTGCTGGGTGAAGCGGGCAAGGCCTTCGCGCTGGTCGAGCAGGTCGCCGACTACGCCGCCGTGCTGCTGTGCGCCGAGGCCGTGGGCGTGATGGACACGCTCAACGCCGCGACGCTGGAATACGCCAAGACGCGCCAGCAGTTCGGCGTGCCGATCGCGCGCTTCCAGGCGCTGCAGCACCGCATGGTCGAGATGTTCATCCACGCCGAGCAGTCGCGCTCGATCACGCTGCTGGCCGCGGCGCGCTTCGAGGAAGCCACGCCGGAAGAGCGCCGCCGCTACGTCTCCGCCGCCAAGGCGCGCGTCGGGCAGGCCGCGCGCACGGTGGGGCAGGAGGCGGTGCAGATCCACGGCGGCATGGGCGTGACCAACGAACTGCCGGCCGCGCACATGTTCAAGCGGCTGACCATGATCAACACCACGTTTGGCGACGTGGATCACCACCTGGGCCGGTTTGCCGCCCAGCCGGGGTTCCAGGAAGCTGCCTGA
- a CDS encoding DUF1178 family protein, which produces MKVLDLRCAHDHRFEGWFASEEEAQSQISRDLVQCPVCGDHAVTRLPSAPRLNLSGATAPEGKARAAQPAAVPVTLQALYLKAVKQVLAQTEDVGDRFAEEARRMHYDEAPERGIRGSASPEEVQALADEGIETFPLVVPDALKQTAH; this is translated from the coding sequence ATGAAGGTGCTCGACCTGCGCTGCGCGCATGACCATCGTTTCGAGGGCTGGTTTGCCTCGGAGGAAGAGGCGCAGTCGCAAATCTCGCGTGACCTCGTCCAATGCCCGGTCTGTGGCGACCACGCCGTGACCCGGCTGCCCAGCGCGCCGCGCCTGAACCTGTCCGGCGCGACCGCGCCCGAGGGCAAGGCCAGGGCGGCGCAGCCGGCAGCCGTACCGGTGACACTGCAAGCGCTCTATCTAAAGGCAGTGAAGCAGGTGCTGGCACAGACCGAGGATGTTGGCGACCGCTTTGCCGAGGAGGCAAGGCGCATGCACTATGACGAGGCGCCGGAACGCGGCATCCGCGGTTCGGCCTCGCCGGAGGAAGTGCAGGCGCTGGCCGACGAGGGCATCGAGACTTTCCCGCTCGTGGTGCCGGATGCGCTGAAGCAGACGGCTCACTGA